A genomic segment from Triticum dicoccoides isolate Atlit2015 ecotype Zavitan chromosome 1A, WEW_v2.0, whole genome shotgun sequence encodes:
- the LOC119267181 gene encoding ribosomal RNA small subunit methyltransferase I-like isoform X1, translating to MASLLRLQALFSLTLATPRRLPSHLRCAAAVASPLPRRLPAAASNGSPEQRASETDLESGLYLVATPIGNLEDITLRALRVLKCAHVILSEDTRHSGKLLQHYNIKTPLLSFHKFNEREREPIILKRLHEGEAIAVISDAGTPGISDPGMELARLCATEKIPVIPIPGPSAAIAALSASGLPTEEFTFVGFLPKHGRSRKARLEVSAREAVTQIFYVPPHGIHQFLLDAASSFGDSRYRSCVIAREITKLHEEFWRGTLGEANEAFASRQPKGEITILIDGNSVSIDETPSDDFLEHELRELMAKGHALSTAVKLVAEATSAKKKDVYALALRVFGK from the exons ATGGCGTCTCTGCTCCGCCTCCAGGCCCTCTTCTCCCTTACGCTGGCCACTCCCCGCCGTCTCCCATCCCATCTCCGCTGTGCCGCAGCAGTTGCGTCTCCGCTCCCTCGCCGCCTCCCTGCTGCCGCCTCGAACGGCTCGCCGGAGCAGCGGGCCTCGGAAACG GATTTGGAGTCGGGGTTGTATCTAGTGGCGACACCCATAGGGAACCTCGAGGATATCACCTTGAG ggcattgcGTGTTCTGAAATGTGCTCATGTGATACTCTCTGAAGACACAAGGCATTCTGGAAAGTTACTTCAGCATTACAACATCAAAACACCTCTT CTCAGCTTCCATAAGTTCAACGAACGAGAGAGAGAGCCCATTATCTTAAAGAGGCTCCATGAAGGGGAAGCAATTGCAGTGATTAGTGATGCTGGTACTCCAGGCATCAGTGACCCTGGCATGGAGCTG GCTAGACTATGCGCGACTGAAAAAATCCCTGTTATTCCCATTCCTGGGCCTTCTGCAGCAATTGCCGCTCTTTCTGCATCGGGTTTGCCAACAGAGGAATTCACATTTG TGGGTTTCTTACCAAAGCATGGTCGATCAAGAAAAGCCAGGCTTGAGGTATCTGCTCGTGAGGCTGTGACACAAATATTCTATGTTCCTCCTCATGGAATTCATCAGTTTCTTCTTGATGCTGCTTCATCTTTTGGCGATTCAAG GTACAGGTCATGTGTTATTGCAAGGGAGATTACCAAATTGCATGAAGAG TTTTGGCGAGGAACCCTAGGCGAAGCAAATGAAGCCTTTGCATCTCGACAGCCAAAGGGAGAAATCACCATCCTCATAGATGGGAACTCAgtttcaattgatgaaacaccatcTGATGATTTTCTTGAGCATGAACTCAGAGAATTGATGGCAAAAGGGCATGCTCTTTCAACG GCGGTGAAATTGGTGGCCGAAGCTACATCAGCAAAGAAGAAAGATGTTTATGCACTAGCACTGAGGGTGTTTGGAAAATGA
- the LOC119267181 gene encoding ribosomal RNA small subunit methyltransferase I-like isoform X3 — protein sequence MASLLRLQALFSLTLATPRRLPSHLRCAAAVASPLPRRLPAAASNGSPEQRASETDLESGLYLVATPIGNLEDITLRALRVLKCAHVILSEDTRHSGKLLQHYNIKTPLLSFHKFNEREREPIILKRLHEGEAIAVISDAGTPGISDPGMELARLCATEKIPVIPIPGPSAAIAALSASGLPTEEFTFARLEVSAREAVTQIFYVPPHGIHQFLLDAASSFGDSRYRSCVIAREITKLHEEFWRGTLGEANEAFASRQPKGEITILIDGNSVSIDETPSDDFLEHELRELMAKGHALSTAVKLVAEATSAKKKDVYALALRVFGK from the exons ATGGCGTCTCTGCTCCGCCTCCAGGCCCTCTTCTCCCTTACGCTGGCCACTCCCCGCCGTCTCCCATCCCATCTCCGCTGTGCCGCAGCAGTTGCGTCTCCGCTCCCTCGCCGCCTCCCTGCTGCCGCCTCGAACGGCTCGCCGGAGCAGCGGGCCTCGGAAACG GATTTGGAGTCGGGGTTGTATCTAGTGGCGACACCCATAGGGAACCTCGAGGATATCACCTTGAG ggcattgcGTGTTCTGAAATGTGCTCATGTGATACTCTCTGAAGACACAAGGCATTCTGGAAAGTTACTTCAGCATTACAACATCAAAACACCTCTT CTCAGCTTCCATAAGTTCAACGAACGAGAGAGAGAGCCCATTATCTTAAAGAGGCTCCATGAAGGGGAAGCAATTGCAGTGATTAGTGATGCTGGTACTCCAGGCATCAGTGACCCTGGCATGGAGCTG GCTAGACTATGCGCGACTGAAAAAATCCCTGTTATTCCCATTCCTGGGCCTTCTGCAGCAATTGCCGCTCTTTCTGCATCGGGTTTGCCAACAGAGGAATTCACATTTG CCAGGCTTGAGGTATCTGCTCGTGAGGCTGTGACACAAATATTCTATGTTCCTCCTCATGGAATTCATCAGTTTCTTCTTGATGCTGCTTCATCTTTTGGCGATTCAAG GTACAGGTCATGTGTTATTGCAAGGGAGATTACCAAATTGCATGAAGAG TTTTGGCGAGGAACCCTAGGCGAAGCAAATGAAGCCTTTGCATCTCGACAGCCAAAGGGAGAAATCACCATCCTCATAGATGGGAACTCAgtttcaattgatgaaacaccatcTGATGATTTTCTTGAGCATGAACTCAGAGAATTGATGGCAAAAGGGCATGCTCTTTCAACG GCGGTGAAATTGGTGGCCGAAGCTACATCAGCAAAGAAGAAAGATGTTTATGCACTAGCACTGAGGGTGTTTGGAAAATGA
- the LOC119267181 gene encoding ribosomal RNA small subunit methyltransferase I-like isoform X6, producing MASLLRLQALFSLTLATPRRLPSHLRCAAAVASPLPRRLPAAASNGSPEQRASETDLESGLYLVATPIGNLEDITLRALRVLKCAHVILSEDTRHSGKLLQHYNIKTPLLSFHKFNEREREPIILKRLHEGEAIAVISDAGTPGISDPGMELQLPLFLHRVCQQRNSHLHGRSRKARLEVSAREAVTQIFYVPPHGIHQFLLDAASSFGDSRSCVIAREITKLHEEFWRGTLGEANEAFASRQPKGEITILIDGNSVSIDETPSDDFLEHELRELMAKGHALSTAVKLVAEATSAKKKDVYALALRVFGK from the exons ATGGCGTCTCTGCTCCGCCTCCAGGCCCTCTTCTCCCTTACGCTGGCCACTCCCCGCCGTCTCCCATCCCATCTCCGCTGTGCCGCAGCAGTTGCGTCTCCGCTCCCTCGCCGCCTCCCTGCTGCCGCCTCGAACGGCTCGCCGGAGCAGCGGGCCTCGGAAACG GATTTGGAGTCGGGGTTGTATCTAGTGGCGACACCCATAGGGAACCTCGAGGATATCACCTTGAG ggcattgcGTGTTCTGAAATGTGCTCATGTGATACTCTCTGAAGACACAAGGCATTCTGGAAAGTTACTTCAGCATTACAACATCAAAACACCTCTT CTCAGCTTCCATAAGTTCAACGAACGAGAGAGAGAGCCCATTATCTTAAAGAGGCTCCATGAAGGGGAAGCAATTGCAGTGATTAGTGATGCTGGTACTCCAGGCATCAGTGACCCTGGCATGGAGCTG CAATTGCCGCTCTTTCTGCATCGGGTTTGCCAACAGAGGAATTCACATTTG CATGGTCGATCAAGAAAAGCCAGGCTTGAGGTATCTGCTCGTGAGGCTGTGACACAAATATTCTATGTTCCTCCTCATGGAATTCATCAGTTTCTTCTTGATGCTGCTTCATCTTTTGGCGATTCAAG GTCATGTGTTATTGCAAGGGAGATTACCAAATTGCATGAAGAG TTTTGGCGAGGAACCCTAGGCGAAGCAAATGAAGCCTTTGCATCTCGACAGCCAAAGGGAGAAATCACCATCCTCATAGATGGGAACTCAgtttcaattgatgaaacaccatcTGATGATTTTCTTGAGCATGAACTCAGAGAATTGATGGCAAAAGGGCATGCTCTTTCAACG GCGGTGAAATTGGTGGCCGAAGCTACATCAGCAAAGAAGAAAGATGTTTATGCACTAGCACTGAGGGTGTTTGGAAAATGA
- the LOC119267181 gene encoding ribosomal RNA small subunit methyltransferase I-like isoform X5 yields the protein MASLLRLQALFSLTLATPRRLPSHLRCAAAVASPLPRRLPAAASNGSPEQRASETDLESGLYLVATPIGNLEDITLRALRVLKCAHVILSEDTRHSGKLLQHYNIKTPLLSFHKFNEREREPIILKRLHEGEAIAVISDAGTPGISDPGMELQLPLFLHRVCQQRNSHLHGRSRKARLEVSAREAVTQIFYVPPHGIHQFLLDAASSFGDSRYRSCVIAREITKLHEEFWRGTLGEANEAFASRQPKGEITILIDGNSVSIDETPSDDFLEHELRELMAKGHALSTAVKLVAEATSAKKKDVYALALRVFGK from the exons ATGGCGTCTCTGCTCCGCCTCCAGGCCCTCTTCTCCCTTACGCTGGCCACTCCCCGCCGTCTCCCATCCCATCTCCGCTGTGCCGCAGCAGTTGCGTCTCCGCTCCCTCGCCGCCTCCCTGCTGCCGCCTCGAACGGCTCGCCGGAGCAGCGGGCCTCGGAAACG GATTTGGAGTCGGGGTTGTATCTAGTGGCGACACCCATAGGGAACCTCGAGGATATCACCTTGAG ggcattgcGTGTTCTGAAATGTGCTCATGTGATACTCTCTGAAGACACAAGGCATTCTGGAAAGTTACTTCAGCATTACAACATCAAAACACCTCTT CTCAGCTTCCATAAGTTCAACGAACGAGAGAGAGAGCCCATTATCTTAAAGAGGCTCCATGAAGGGGAAGCAATTGCAGTGATTAGTGATGCTGGTACTCCAGGCATCAGTGACCCTGGCATGGAGCTG CAATTGCCGCTCTTTCTGCATCGGGTTTGCCAACAGAGGAATTCACATTTG CATGGTCGATCAAGAAAAGCCAGGCTTGAGGTATCTGCTCGTGAGGCTGTGACACAAATATTCTATGTTCCTCCTCATGGAATTCATCAGTTTCTTCTTGATGCTGCTTCATCTTTTGGCGATTCAAG GTACAGGTCATGTGTTATTGCAAGGGAGATTACCAAATTGCATGAAGAG TTTTGGCGAGGAACCCTAGGCGAAGCAAATGAAGCCTTTGCATCTCGACAGCCAAAGGGAGAAATCACCATCCTCATAGATGGGAACTCAgtttcaattgatgaaacaccatcTGATGATTTTCTTGAGCATGAACTCAGAGAATTGATGGCAAAAGGGCATGCTCTTTCAACG GCGGTGAAATTGGTGGCCGAAGCTACATCAGCAAAGAAGAAAGATGTTTATGCACTAGCACTGAGGGTGTTTGGAAAATGA
- the LOC119267181 gene encoding ribosomal RNA small subunit methyltransferase I-like isoform X4 — protein MASLLRLQALFSLTLATPRRLPSHLRCAAAVASPLPRRLPAAASNGSPEQRASETDLESGLYLVATPIGNLEDITLRALRVLKCAHVILSEDTRHSGKLLQHYNIKTPLLSFHKFNEREREPIILKRLHEGEAIAVISDAGTPGISDPGMELARLCATEKIPVIPIPGPSAAIAALSASGLPTEEFTFARLEVSAREAVTQIFYVPPHGIHQFLLDAASSFGDSRSCVIAREITKLHEEFWRGTLGEANEAFASRQPKGEITILIDGNSVSIDETPSDDFLEHELRELMAKGHALSTAVKLVAEATSAKKKDVYALALRVFGK, from the exons ATGGCGTCTCTGCTCCGCCTCCAGGCCCTCTTCTCCCTTACGCTGGCCACTCCCCGCCGTCTCCCATCCCATCTCCGCTGTGCCGCAGCAGTTGCGTCTCCGCTCCCTCGCCGCCTCCCTGCTGCCGCCTCGAACGGCTCGCCGGAGCAGCGGGCCTCGGAAACG GATTTGGAGTCGGGGTTGTATCTAGTGGCGACACCCATAGGGAACCTCGAGGATATCACCTTGAG ggcattgcGTGTTCTGAAATGTGCTCATGTGATACTCTCTGAAGACACAAGGCATTCTGGAAAGTTACTTCAGCATTACAACATCAAAACACCTCTT CTCAGCTTCCATAAGTTCAACGAACGAGAGAGAGAGCCCATTATCTTAAAGAGGCTCCATGAAGGGGAAGCAATTGCAGTGATTAGTGATGCTGGTACTCCAGGCATCAGTGACCCTGGCATGGAGCTG GCTAGACTATGCGCGACTGAAAAAATCCCTGTTATTCCCATTCCTGGGCCTTCTGCAGCAATTGCCGCTCTTTCTGCATCGGGTTTGCCAACAGAGGAATTCACATTTG CCAGGCTTGAGGTATCTGCTCGTGAGGCTGTGACACAAATATTCTATGTTCCTCCTCATGGAATTCATCAGTTTCTTCTTGATGCTGCTTCATCTTTTGGCGATTCAAG GTCATGTGTTATTGCAAGGGAGATTACCAAATTGCATGAAGAG TTTTGGCGAGGAACCCTAGGCGAAGCAAATGAAGCCTTTGCATCTCGACAGCCAAAGGGAGAAATCACCATCCTCATAGATGGGAACTCAgtttcaattgatgaaacaccatcTGATGATTTTCTTGAGCATGAACTCAGAGAATTGATGGCAAAAGGGCATGCTCTTTCAACG GCGGTGAAATTGGTGGCCGAAGCTACATCAGCAAAGAAGAAAGATGTTTATGCACTAGCACTGAGGGTGTTTGGAAAATGA
- the LOC119267181 gene encoding ribosomal RNA small subunit methyltransferase I-like isoform X2, translated as MASLLRLQALFSLTLATPRRLPSHLRCAAAVASPLPRRLPAAASNGSPEQRASETDLESGLYLVATPIGNLEDITLRALRVLKCAHVILSEDTRHSGKLLQHYNIKTPLLSFHKFNEREREPIILKRLHEGEAIAVISDAGTPGISDPGMELARLCATEKIPVIPIPGPSAAIAALSASGLPTEEFTFVGFLPKHGRSRKARLEVSAREAVTQIFYVPPHGIHQFLLDAASSFGDSRSCVIAREITKLHEEFWRGTLGEANEAFASRQPKGEITILIDGNSVSIDETPSDDFLEHELRELMAKGHALSTAVKLVAEATSAKKKDVYALALRVFGK; from the exons ATGGCGTCTCTGCTCCGCCTCCAGGCCCTCTTCTCCCTTACGCTGGCCACTCCCCGCCGTCTCCCATCCCATCTCCGCTGTGCCGCAGCAGTTGCGTCTCCGCTCCCTCGCCGCCTCCCTGCTGCCGCCTCGAACGGCTCGCCGGAGCAGCGGGCCTCGGAAACG GATTTGGAGTCGGGGTTGTATCTAGTGGCGACACCCATAGGGAACCTCGAGGATATCACCTTGAG ggcattgcGTGTTCTGAAATGTGCTCATGTGATACTCTCTGAAGACACAAGGCATTCTGGAAAGTTACTTCAGCATTACAACATCAAAACACCTCTT CTCAGCTTCCATAAGTTCAACGAACGAGAGAGAGAGCCCATTATCTTAAAGAGGCTCCATGAAGGGGAAGCAATTGCAGTGATTAGTGATGCTGGTACTCCAGGCATCAGTGACCCTGGCATGGAGCTG GCTAGACTATGCGCGACTGAAAAAATCCCTGTTATTCCCATTCCTGGGCCTTCTGCAGCAATTGCCGCTCTTTCTGCATCGGGTTTGCCAACAGAGGAATTCACATTTG TGGGTTTCTTACCAAAGCATGGTCGATCAAGAAAAGCCAGGCTTGAGGTATCTGCTCGTGAGGCTGTGACACAAATATTCTATGTTCCTCCTCATGGAATTCATCAGTTTCTTCTTGATGCTGCTTCATCTTTTGGCGATTCAAG GTCATGTGTTATTGCAAGGGAGATTACCAAATTGCATGAAGAG TTTTGGCGAGGAACCCTAGGCGAAGCAAATGAAGCCTTTGCATCTCGACAGCCAAAGGGAGAAATCACCATCCTCATAGATGGGAACTCAgtttcaattgatgaaacaccatcTGATGATTTTCTTGAGCATGAACTCAGAGAATTGATGGCAAAAGGGCATGCTCTTTCAACG GCGGTGAAATTGGTGGCCGAAGCTACATCAGCAAAGAAGAAAGATGTTTATGCACTAGCACTGAGGGTGTTTGGAAAATGA